Proteins from a single region of Bradyrhizobium diazoefficiens:
- the rpsU gene encoding 30S ribosomal protein S21, whose translation MQVLVRDNNVDQALRVLKKKMQREGVFREMKQRRSYEKPSEKKTREKAEAIRRARKLARKQMIREGLLPAPPKKKPFERKPPLPEVKARTE comes from the coding sequence TTGCAGGTACTTGTCCGAGACAACAATGTCGACCAGGCGCTCCGCGTCCTCAAGAAGAAGATGCAACGCGAGGGCGTGTTTCGGGAGATGAAACAGCGACGCTCCTACGAGAAGCCGTCGGAAAAAAAGACGCGCGAGAAAGCCGAAGCCATTCGCCGGGCTCGCAAGCTCGCCCGGAAGCAGATGATCCGAGAGGGATTGCTGCCCGCGCCGCCGAAAAAGAAGCCCTTCGAACGCAAGCCGCCCTTGCCGGAAGTGAAGGCACGGACGGAATAA
- a CDS encoding aldolase/citrate lyase family protein — translation MSLPATSLNRLRQLWSEGRPAFGAIATIPSVPMVQIMARSLDWIIVDLEHGPIGLTEAHAMIAATTGTPCTPLVRIAANEPWLAKAPMDIGAFGINFPMITNRADAEKAVRGVRYPPHGDRLWGPFHAPFRWGQSMPDYMASADDEMICMITIEHVDAVDRIDEIMATRGIDVAVIGPGDLATSINKRGQMDDPELLALIARAEAGILKSGVPIGGVARTADQANQLIDRGYRAIALGFDWSLFQRGIMAAFDGIER, via the coding sequence ATGTCGCTCCCCGCCACGTCGCTCAATCGCCTCCGCCAATTGTGGAGCGAGGGGCGCCCGGCCTTCGGCGCAATCGCGACGATCCCGAGCGTGCCGATGGTGCAGATCATGGCGCGCTCGCTCGACTGGATCATCGTCGATCTCGAGCACGGCCCGATCGGGCTCACGGAAGCGCATGCGATGATCGCCGCGACAACAGGCACGCCGTGCACGCCCTTGGTGCGGATCGCGGCGAACGAGCCGTGGCTTGCAAAAGCGCCGATGGATATCGGTGCCTTCGGCATCAATTTCCCGATGATCACCAACCGCGCGGACGCAGAGAAGGCGGTGCGCGGCGTGCGCTACCCGCCGCACGGCGACCGGCTGTGGGGGCCGTTCCACGCGCCGTTCCGCTGGGGTCAGTCGATGCCGGACTACATGGCGTCAGCCGACGACGAGATGATCTGCATGATCACCATCGAGCATGTCGATGCCGTCGACCGCATCGACGAAATCATGGCGACGCGGGGCATCGACGTCGCCGTCATTGGTCCCGGCGATCTCGCGACGTCCATCAACAAGCGCGGCCAGATGGATGATCCGGAGCTGCTTGCGCTGATCGCCCGCGCCGAGGCCGGCATTCTCAAGAGCGGCGTGCCCATCGGCGGCGTGGCGCGCACCGCCGATCAGGCCAACCAGCTGATCGACCGCGGCTACCGCGCGATCGCGCTTGGCTTCGACTGGTCGCTGTTCCAGCGCGGCATCATGGCGGCATTCGACGGTATCGAGCGCTGA
- a CDS encoding transcriptional regulator, with protein MSARKSAEPSPEGIARSDRKRLAAEEGARALADVEKQSLAVRANMTRLREIREAKEAADAALRTTSPAPAPKRRSRKPSS; from the coding sequence ATGAGTGCCAGGAAATCGGCAGAGCCTTCACCTGAAGGTATCGCGCGGTCCGACCGCAAGCGCTTGGCGGCCGAAGAGGGCGCGCGAGCATTAGCGGATGTCGAAAAGCAGTCCCTCGCGGTTCGCGCGAACATGACGCGACTTCGGGAGATACGCGAGGCCAAGGAAGCGGCTGACGCAGCCCTTCGGACGACTTCGCCTGCGCCGGCGCCGAAGAGACGCTCGAGAAAGCCGTCATCATAG
- a CDS encoding acyl-CoA synthetase, giving the protein MASIHALDRLIGNDYPELLTDEEVRAFEQVPYADRVAAESTYDAIKLGAARNPVVAAIQFLQNADPADAPLVVTYRDFIARVTQAANMFHALGAEKGDVISFMLPLLPDAFVTLFGAEAAGIANPVNPLLEPHQIAEILEAAGTKILVALGPMPGTDIWQKVEQIRPQLKHLKAIVQVAGGGDPANGIFAFNGLIKQQPSDRLISGRKIARGDIAAYFHTGGTTGTPKLVRHTHANQVYQAWALNLLLKPKPGANILFGMPLFHVGGSLTQVLLTLSSGGSLVVLSPSGWRNPNAVKNIWGLVERFRPEALSSVPTVLAAALAVPAGSADISSLKYAAGGGSAIPVAVGSAIQEKLKLPVVEVYGMTETSSVHTLAYPSRPIRLGSVGLPMPYARVRIVQLDADGRLIRDCKPDEIGVVIMAGPGVFGGYLNDEHNNGAFVDEVWVNSGDLGRLDADGYLWITGRAKDLVIRGGHNIDPAPIEEIMFRHPAVGFAAVVGQPDAYAGELPVGYVQLKPGASVEPGELEAWVRERTPERAAVPVQIIPIDPMPLTGVGKVFKPQLRWDAAERVFSKVLSPLVARGIDCKVKVGAHGSHGSIATVALAGLPPDQRDVVAGEVHTLLAPFVMRHEVVQA; this is encoded by the coding sequence ATGGCGAGCATCCACGCGCTCGATCGGCTCATCGGCAACGACTATCCGGAGCTTCTGACGGACGAGGAGGTCCGGGCCTTCGAGCAGGTCCCTTACGCCGACCGCGTCGCGGCCGAGAGCACCTATGATGCCATCAAGCTCGGAGCTGCGCGCAACCCCGTCGTGGCGGCGATCCAGTTTCTGCAAAACGCCGATCCGGCCGACGCGCCTCTCGTCGTCACCTACCGCGACTTCATCGCGCGCGTCACGCAGGCCGCCAACATGTTTCACGCGCTCGGCGCGGAGAAGGGCGATGTCATCTCCTTCATGCTGCCGCTGCTGCCGGACGCCTTCGTGACGCTGTTCGGTGCGGAGGCCGCCGGCATCGCCAATCCCGTCAACCCGCTGCTCGAGCCGCACCAGATCGCGGAAATCCTGGAAGCGGCGGGCACGAAAATCCTGGTGGCGCTCGGGCCGATGCCGGGCACCGATATCTGGCAGAAGGTCGAGCAGATCCGCCCGCAACTCAAGCACCTCAAGGCGATCGTGCAGGTGGCTGGCGGCGGCGATCCGGCAAACGGAATTTTCGCGTTCAACGGCCTGATCAAGCAGCAGCCGTCCGACCGGCTCATCAGCGGGCGCAAGATCGCGCGCGGTGACATCGCCGCCTATTTCCACACCGGCGGCACCACCGGCACGCCAAAGCTGGTGCGCCACACCCATGCCAATCAGGTGTACCAGGCCTGGGCGCTCAATCTGCTGCTGAAGCCGAAGCCCGGCGCCAACATTCTGTTCGGCATGCCGCTGTTCCACGTCGGCGGGTCGCTGACGCAGGTGCTGCTGACACTGTCGAGCGGCGGCTCGTTGGTCGTGCTGTCGCCGAGCGGCTGGCGCAATCCGAATGCGGTGAAGAACATTTGGGGGCTGGTCGAGCGCTTCAGGCCGGAAGCGCTGTCGAGCGTGCCGACGGTGCTCGCCGCAGCGCTCGCCGTGCCAGCCGGGAGTGCCGACATCTCCAGCCTGAAATACGCCGCCGGCGGCGGCTCGGCGATTCCCGTTGCCGTGGGATCTGCGATCCAGGAGAAGCTCAAACTGCCGGTGGTCGAGGTCTACGGTATGACCGAGACCTCGAGCGTGCACACGCTCGCCTATCCGTCACGGCCGATCCGGCTGGGCTCGGTCGGCCTTCCCATGCCTTACGCGCGTGTCCGCATCGTGCAGCTCGATGCTGACGGCCGTCTGATCCGCGACTGCAAGCCGGACGAGATCGGCGTCGTCATCATGGCCGGGCCGGGCGTGTTCGGCGGCTATCTCAACGACGAGCACAACAACGGCGCCTTCGTCGACGAGGTCTGGGTCAATTCCGGCGATCTCGGTCGGCTCGACGCCGACGGCTATCTCTGGATCACCGGCCGTGCCAAGGACCTCGTGATCCGCGGCGGCCACAACATCGACCCGGCGCCGATCGAGGAGATCATGTTCCGCCATCCCGCCGTCGGTTTTGCCGCGGTGGTCGGCCAGCCGGATGCCTATGCCGGCGAGTTGCCGGTGGGCTATGTGCAGCTGAAGCCTGGCGCGTCCGTCGAGCCGGGTGAGCTCGAGGCGTGGGTGCGCGAGCGCACGCCGGAGCGCGCGGCCGTTCCGGTGCAAATCATTCCGATCGATCCGATGCCGCTGACCGGCGTCGGCAAGGTGTTCAAGCCGCAGCTGCGCTGGGACGCGGCCGAGCGCGTGTTCAGCAAAGTGCTGTCGCCGCTCGTCGCGCGCGGCATCGACTGCAAGGTGAAGGTCGGCGCCCATGGCAGCCACGGCTCGATCGCGACCGTCGCGCTCGCGGGGCTGCCTCCGGACCAGCGCGATGTCGTCGCCGGCGAAGTGCACACGCTGCTTGCGCCATTCGTGATGCGGCACGAGGTGGTGCAGGCGTAA
- a CDS encoding glutathione S-transferase family protein, whose protein sequence is MLTVHHLGKSQSERIVWLCEELGIPYQLKRYARDSVTMLAPPDYKALHPLGAAPVIVDGDLVLAESGAIVDYIIAKHGNGRLVLRADDPDFAQFLYWFHFANGTLQAAMARLMLLNRLGLAEDNPMLVATRARVDRAFDLVDARLRDAEYLAGSTFTTADIMMGFSLTTMRYFQPYDLARCPNVVKYLARIGARPAYRRAMEKGDPGMELLLS, encoded by the coding sequence ATGCTCACAGTCCATCATCTCGGCAAATCGCAATCCGAACGCATCGTCTGGCTCTGCGAGGAGCTCGGGATCCCCTACCAGTTGAAGCGCTATGCGCGCGATTCCGTCACCATGCTGGCGCCGCCAGATTACAAAGCGCTGCATCCGCTCGGGGCGGCGCCTGTTATCGTCGACGGCGATCTCGTGCTCGCCGAATCCGGCGCCATCGTCGACTACATCATTGCCAAGCATGGCAATGGCCGCCTCGTGCTCCGCGCCGATGATCCCGACTTCGCGCAGTTCCTGTACTGGTTTCACTTTGCCAACGGCACGCTGCAAGCCGCCATGGCCCGGCTGATGCTGCTGAACCGGCTCGGACTTGCCGAGGACAATCCGATGCTGGTGGCGACCAGGGCGCGTGTCGACCGGGCCTTCGATCTCGTCGACGCGCGCCTGCGCGATGCCGAGTATCTCGCCGGCAGCACCTTCACCACGGCCGATATCATGATGGGTTTCTCGCTCACCACGATGCGCTATTTCCAGCCTTACGATCTGGCGCGCTGCCCGAACGTGGTGAAATATCTCGCTCGCATCGGCGCGCGGCCGGCCTATCGACGGGCGATGGAGAAGGGTGATCCGGGGATGGAACTCCTGCTCAGCTGA
- a CDS encoding cyclic nucleotide-binding domain-containing protein, with translation MPSGSADISSILDRILDAATDNLRIAKILVQMGLDPNNVTWDAIFNRLLEIFVHNITLANMFAAVGAGFFVATLLMRTMVPLRVANMIGCAFFAMFGALSANVSTFLLYLLLLPINALRLRQMLKLVKKARHAAEGDMSIEWLKPFMTERKYRHGDTLFKLGDPANEMLLTVTGKFLVKEINVEIGPGALMGELGFLTPDNRRTGTIECIEDGQVLTITYDRLLEIYFQDPQFGYYFLVLTSQRLLQNIDRLQNQLAAARAATANRIA, from the coding sequence ATGCCGTCCGGCAGCGCAGACATTTCGTCGATCCTCGACCGCATTCTGGATGCGGCCACGGACAACCTCAGGATCGCGAAGATCCTGGTCCAGATGGGACTGGACCCCAACAACGTCACCTGGGATGCGATCTTCAACCGGCTGCTGGAGATCTTCGTCCACAACATCACCCTGGCCAACATGTTCGCCGCGGTCGGCGCCGGCTTCTTCGTCGCCACCCTCCTGATGCGGACGATGGTGCCGCTCCGGGTCGCCAACATGATCGGCTGCGCGTTCTTCGCCATGTTCGGCGCGCTCTCGGCCAACGTCTCGACGTTCCTGCTGTACCTGCTGTTGCTCCCGATCAACGCCTTGCGCCTGCGGCAGATGCTCAAGCTGGTCAAGAAGGCGCGCCATGCGGCCGAAGGCGACATGTCGATTGAGTGGCTCAAGCCGTTCATGACCGAGCGCAAATACCGCCATGGCGACACGCTCTTCAAACTGGGCGATCCAGCCAATGAGATGCTCCTCACGGTCACCGGCAAATTCCTGGTCAAGGAGATCAATGTCGAGATCGGTCCTGGCGCTCTCATGGGAGAGCTCGGCTTCCTCACGCCCGACAACCGGCGTACCGGAACGATCGAATGCATCGAAGACGGACAGGTGCTGACGATTACCTATGACCGGCTGCTCGAGATCTACTTTCAGGATCCGCAGTTCGGCTATTATTTCCTGGTGCTGACCAGCCAGCGCCTCTTGCAAAACATCGATCGCTTGCAGAATCAGCTGGCCGCCGCACGGGCGGCGACCGCGAACCGGATCGCGTGA
- a CDS encoding cold-shock protein has translation MTTGTVKWFNAQKGFGFIQPDDGGNDVFVHISAVERAGLAGLGEGQKVNFEAKTDKMRGKVSAENLSLA, from the coding sequence ATGACGACAGGTACCGTTAAGTGGTTCAACGCCCAAAAGGGCTTCGGATTCATTCAGCCGGATGACGGCGGCAATGATGTGTTCGTTCACATCAGCGCTGTCGAGCGCGCCGGTCTTGCCGGTCTCGGTGAGGGCCAAAAGGTCAATTTTGAAGCCAAGACCGACAAGATGCGCGGCAAAGTCAGCGCCGAGAACCTCTCGCTGGCCTGA
- the murI gene encoding glutamate racemase: MINSPTILVFDSGLGGLTVLREVVAARSDAHYVYVADDAFFPYGHHGEDEIIARVVPLMGELIGTHDPDLVVIACNTASTVVLSHLRAVYSVPFVGTVPAIKPACARSKSRRVSVLGTKGTVKREYTKALIRDFAQGCEVTLVGSPKLASLAERELSGHPISDSDILAELTPCFVGDAADAGARTDTVVLACTHYPLLLNRLERLAPWPVDWIDPAPAIARRVSDLLGPPVHDIVQSGAEMIFTSNRVHGLSATLTPFFGGRAVA; the protein is encoded by the coding sequence GTGATCAATTCCCCGACGATCCTGGTATTCGATTCCGGCCTTGGCGGCCTCACCGTGCTGCGTGAGGTCGTCGCGGCACGCTCCGACGCGCATTACGTCTACGTCGCCGACGACGCCTTCTTCCCCTATGGCCATCACGGCGAGGACGAGATCATCGCTCGCGTGGTGCCGCTGATGGGGGAGCTGATCGGCACCCATGATCCGGACCTCGTCGTCATCGCCTGCAACACCGCCTCCACGGTGGTCCTATCGCATTTGCGTGCCGTTTATTCCGTGCCCTTCGTCGGCACGGTGCCGGCGATCAAGCCGGCCTGCGCCCGGTCAAAGTCCCGCCGCGTCTCGGTGCTCGGCACCAAGGGTACCGTGAAGCGCGAATACACCAAGGCGCTGATCCGCGATTTCGCGCAAGGCTGCGAGGTGACGCTGGTCGGCTCGCCCAAGCTTGCCTCGCTTGCGGAGCGCGAGCTCAGCGGCCACCCGATCAGCGACAGCGACATTCTCGCCGAGCTCACCCCCTGTTTCGTCGGCGATGCCGCCGACGCGGGCGCGCGCACCGATACGGTGGTGCTCGCCTGCACGCATTACCCGCTGCTGCTGAATCGGCTGGAGCGCCTCGCGCCCTGGCCGGTCGACTGGATCGATCCTGCGCCCGCCATCGCCCGCCGCGTCTCCGATCTGCTAGGCCCGCCCGTCCACGACATTGTGCAGTCCGGCGCCGAGATGATCTTTACATCGAACCGTGTGCATGGCCTCAGCGCGACGCTGACGCCGTTCTTTGGCGGACGTGCAGTAGCCTGA